One segment of Thermus oshimai DSM 12092 DNA contains the following:
- the floA gene encoding flotillin-like protein FloA (flotillin-like protein involved in membrane lipid rafts) gives MEGIGLIFLAFVVLVLVFLFFSFIPVGLWISAWAAGVRVPLITLVAMRLRRVPPAKIIYPLIKATKAGLDVRLDRLEAHYLAGGNVDRVVDALIAADKAGIRLTFDRAAAIDLAGRDVLEAVRVSVNPKVIQTPMVAAVAKDGIQLLATARVTVRANIDRLVGGAGEETIIARVGEGIVTTIGSANSHKEVLENPDRISKTVLDKGLDAGTAFEILSVDIADVDVGKNIGAQLQIDQAEADKKIAQAKAEERRAMAVAAEQENRALVEAMRAKLVEAQAQVPLALAEALRQGKLGVMDYYRLKNIEADTDMRESISRAAKPEGEE, from the coding sequence ATGGAAGGAATCGGTCTCATCTTTCTGGCCTTTGTTGTCCTCGTCCTGGTCTTCCTTTTCTTCAGCTTTATCCCGGTGGGCCTTTGGATCTCCGCCTGGGCCGCGGGGGTGCGGGTGCCCCTCATCACCCTGGTGGCCATGCGCCTACGGCGCGTACCCCCCGCCAAGATCATCTACCCCCTCATCAAGGCCACCAAGGCGGGGCTGGACGTGCGCCTGGACCGCCTCGAGGCCCACTACCTGGCGGGGGGCAACGTGGACCGGGTGGTGGACGCCCTCATCGCCGCGGACAAGGCGGGCATCCGGCTCACCTTTGACCGGGCCGCGGCCATAGACCTGGCGGGCCGGGACGTGCTGGAGGCGGTGCGGGTCTCCGTGAACCCCAAGGTCATCCAGACCCCCATGGTGGCCGCGGTGGCCAAGGACGGCATCCAGCTATTGGCCACCGCCCGGGTCACGGTGCGGGCCAACATTGACCGGCTGGTGGGCGGGGCCGGGGAGGAGACCATCATCGCCCGGGTGGGGGAAGGCATCGTGACCACCATCGGCAGCGCCAACTCCCACAAGGAGGTCCTGGAAAACCCCGACCGCATCTCCAAAACCGTGCTGGACAAGGGCCTGGACGCGGGCACGGCCTTTGAGATCCTCTCCGTGGACATCGCCGACGTGGACGTGGGGAAGAACATCGGGGCCCAGCTCCAAATAGACCAGGCGGAGGCGGACAAGAAGATCGCCCAGGCCAAGGCGGAGGAGCGGCGGGCCATGGCCGTGGCCGCGGAGCAGGAGAACCGGGCCCTGGTGGAGGCCATGCGGGCCAAGCTGGTGGAGGCCCAGGCCCAGGTGCCCCTGGCCCTGGCGGAGGCCCTGAGGCAAGGAAAGCTGGGGGTGATGGACTACTACCGCCTGAAGAACATCGAGGCGGACACGGACATGCGGGAGTCCATCAGCCGGGCGGCCAAGCCCGAGGGTGAAGAATGA
- a CDS encoding NfeD family protein: MEAVKRLLALALFLSLALGKTYLIPIQGEIDPALAVFVEQALARAEAEGASGVAFLIDTPGGRVDAAIRISDRILQTPLPTLAVVQNAFSAGALVALSCQQIAMLPGSEIGAALPVVALPFQEPEAADQKVISALKGKFRAVAEARGRPVNLAEAMVDPALEVPGLSAKGEPLTLSADKAVELKVADFKAASLQEALRQAGLSGEVERLTPGPRVQVARFLTSSAVAGLLLALGLLLLLLELFTPGFGVMGALGLALLGLYFAGGWLAGLSGAFELVLFFLGVALLLAEAFLFPGFGLAGALGVGAILASVYFTFGENALWVIAIAVIALGLGLLLVFRYLPRTRPAQALVLESAISEHAAEEAVEVGSLGVALTDLRPGGVGRFGAKRVDVVANRGFIPKGTPIRVVEVRGPTVLVEAVEE; this comes from the coding sequence ATGGAGGCGGTGAAACGGCTCCTTGCCCTAGCCCTTTTCCTCTCCCTGGCCCTGGGGAAGACCTACCTCATCCCCATCCAGGGGGAGATCGACCCGGCCCTGGCGGTCTTCGTGGAGCAGGCCCTGGCCCGGGCGGAAGCGGAGGGGGCCAGCGGGGTGGCCTTCCTCATAGACACCCCCGGGGGGCGGGTGGACGCGGCCATCCGCATCTCCGACCGCATCCTGCAGACCCCCCTGCCCACCCTGGCCGTGGTGCAGAACGCCTTCTCCGCGGGGGCGCTCGTCGCCCTATCCTGCCAGCAGATCGCCATGCTCCCGGGCTCGGAGATCGGGGCCGCCCTGCCCGTGGTGGCCCTCCCCTTCCAGGAACCCGAGGCCGCGGACCAGAAGGTGATCTCGGCCCTCAAGGGGAAGTTCCGGGCGGTGGCCGAGGCCCGGGGGCGGCCGGTGAACCTGGCGGAGGCCATGGTGGACCCGGCCCTCGAGGTCCCCGGGCTTTCCGCCAAGGGGGAGCCCCTCACCCTCTCCGCGGACAAGGCGGTGGAGCTCAAGGTGGCGGACTTCAAGGCGGCAAGCCTGCAGGAAGCCCTGAGGCAGGCGGGCCTTTCGGGGGAGGTGGAGCGGCTCACCCCGGGCCCCCGGGTCCAGGTGGCCCGCTTCCTCACGAGCTCCGCGGTGGCGGGGCTGCTTCTCGCCCTGGGGCTTCTCCTCCTCCTCCTGGAGCTCTTCACCCCGGGGTTTGGGGTCATGGGGGCTTTGGGCCTCGCCCTCCTCGGCCTCTACTTCGCCGGGGGGTGGCTGGCGGGGCTTTCCGGGGCCTTTGAGCTGGTCCTCTTCTTCCTGGGGGTGGCCCTCCTCCTGGCGGAGGCCTTCCTCTTCCCCGGGTTCGGCCTGGCGGGGGCCCTGGGGGTGGGGGCCATCCTGGCCTCCGTCTACTTCACCTTCGGGGAGAACGCCCTCTGGGTCATCGCCATCGCGGTGATCGCCCTGGGGCTTGGCCTCCTCCTGGTCTTCCGCTACCTGCCCAGAACCCGGCCCGCCCAGGCCCTGGTCTTGGAAAGCGCCATCTCCGAGCACGCCGCAGAGGAGGCGGTGGAGGTGGGTAGCCTTGGCGTGGCCCTCACGGACCTGAGGCCCGGGGGCGTGGGGCGGTTTGGGGCCAAGCGCGTGGACGTGGTGGCCAACCGTGGGTTCATCCCCAAGGGCACCCCCATCCGGGTGGTGGAGGTGCGGGGGCCCACGGTGCTGGTGGAAGCGGTGGAGGAATAG
- the rpmE gene encoding 50S ribosomal protein L31 encodes MKEGIHPKLVPARIICGCGNVIHTYSTKPEIHVEVCSKCHPFYTGQQRFVDTEGRVERFQRRFGDSYRKGR; translated from the coding sequence GTGAAGGAAGGCATCCACCCCAAGCTGGTTCCGGCCCGCATCATCTGCGGTTGCGGCAACGTCATCCACACCTACTCCACCAAGCCCGAGATCCACGTGGAAGTCTGCAGCAAGTGCCACCCCTTCTACACCGGCCAGCAGCGCTTCGTGGACACCGAGGGGCGCGTGGAGCGCTTCCAGCGCCGCTTCGGGGACTCCTACCGCAAGGGCCGCTAA
- a CDS encoding thymidine kinase, with amino-acid sequence MPPVFHRPGWIEVIVGPMFSGKSEELIRRVKRALIARQKVLVFKPRLDDRYHLEAVVSHDGERIEAIPVGSAEEMEAHLSPLPEVVAVDEVQFLDRGLVGLAEALAGRGVRVILAGLDLDFRGEPFGIMPELLARAEFVEKLTAICPRCGAPATRTQRLVDGKPARYSDPVILVGAKEHYEPRCRGCHRVLP; translated from the coding sequence ATGCCCCCCGTCTTCCACCGCCCCGGCTGGATTGAGGTCATCGTGGGGCCCATGTTCTCCGGGAAGAGCGAGGAGCTCATCCGGCGGGTGAAGCGGGCCCTCATCGCAAGGCAGAAGGTCCTGGTCTTCAAGCCTCGCCTGGACGACCGCTACCACCTCGAGGCCGTGGTGAGCCACGACGGGGAGCGCATAGAGGCCATCCCCGTGGGGAGCGCGGAGGAGATGGAGGCCCACCTCTCCCCCCTGCCCGAGGTGGTGGCCGTGGACGAGGTCCAGTTCCTGGACCGGGGCCTGGTGGGCCTGGCGGAGGCCCTGGCCGGGCGGGGGGTGCGGGTGATCCTGGCCGGCTTGGACCTGGACTTCAGGGGGGAGCCCTTCGGCATCATGCCCGAGCTTTTGGCCCGGGCGGAGTTCGTGGAGAAGCTCACCGCCATCTGCCCCCGGTGCGGGGCCCCCGCCACCCGCACCCAGCGCCTGGTGGACGGGAAGCCCGCCCGCTACTCCGACCCCGTGATCCTGGTGGGGGCCAAGGAGCACTACGAGCCCCGCTGCCGGGGCTGCCACCGGGTCCTGCCCTAG
- a CDS encoding Hsp20/alpha crystallin family protein produces MLERLDRLETLRKLRELQERIAELAYQLTGEEPAAWSPRVDLLEDEEHYVLLVDLPGVRPEDLELLEEGSRVTLAGVRHPLPGTYLLEERPMGTFRRTLDLPGPIEEGTAQASLRQGVLEVRFRKKKGGVLPL; encoded by the coding sequence ATGCTGGAGCGCCTGGACCGCCTGGAAACCCTAAGAAAACTCCGGGAGCTGCAGGAGCGCATCGCCGAGCTGGCCTACCAGCTCACCGGGGAGGAGCCCGCGGCCTGGAGCCCACGGGTGGACCTCCTGGAGGACGAGGAGCACTACGTCCTCCTGGTGGACCTCCCCGGGGTGCGCCCCGAGGACCTGGAGCTTTTGGAGGAGGGGAGCCGGGTCACCCTGGCCGGGGTGCGCCACCCCCTCCCCGGCACCTACCTCCTGGAGGAACGGCCCATGGGCACCTTCCGCCGCACCCTGGACCTGCCCGGGCCCATAGAGGAGGGCACCGCCCAGGCGAGCCTCCGCCAGGGGGTTTTGGAGGTGCGCTTCCGGAAGAAGAAGGGAGGGGTCCTCCCCCTCTAG
- the miaA gene encoding tRNA (adenosine(37)-N6)-dimethylallyltransferase MiaA, producing the protein MQAIPALLGPTGSGKTLLALRLGEELPLEVVSADATTVYRGLDIGTDKPTPEERARVPHHLIDVLEPSEAMSVARFREMAEGAIAEVLARGRVPLVVGGTGYYVRALSEGLHELPPPDPVLQEALWRELGERGLEPLLEELRLASPEDARRVGQNPRRLVRALEVLRRTGTPPARFPKRPPRFRYKKLVLLPPRAWLWPRLEERARRQFARGLVEEVRGLLARYPEIPTALQAIGYKEVVGYLRGEYSLEEALERDIRAVKAYAKRQYTWFRHEPGDVTYLLKGGEAAYEGLRDWFRLHFGL; encoded by the coding sequence GTGCAGGCGATTCCCGCCCTTTTGGGTCCCACGGGAAGCGGCAAAACCCTCCTGGCCCTGAGGCTTGGGGAGGAGCTTCCCCTGGAGGTGGTCTCCGCCGACGCCACCACCGTCTACCGGGGGCTGGACATCGGCACGGATAAGCCCACGCCCGAGGAAAGGGCCCGGGTGCCCCACCACCTGATAGATGTCCTGGAGCCCAGCGAGGCCATGAGCGTGGCCCGCTTCCGGGAGATGGCGGAAGGGGCCATAGCGGAGGTCCTCGCCCGGGGGCGGGTGCCCCTCGTGGTGGGGGGGACGGGGTACTACGTCCGCGCCCTCTCCGAAGGGCTCCACGAGCTCCCCCCGCCGGACCCCGTCCTCCAGGAAGCCCTTTGGCGGGAGCTTGGGGAAAGGGGTCTGGAGCCCCTTCTAGAGGAGCTCCGCTTGGCCAGCCCGGAGGATGCCCGGCGGGTGGGGCAAAACCCCCGGCGCCTGGTGCGGGCCCTGGAGGTCCTAAGGCGCACCGGGACTCCCCCCGCCCGCTTCCCCAAAAGGCCCCCCCGGTTCCGTTACAAGAAGCTCGTCCTCCTCCCCCCGCGGGCCTGGCTTTGGCCCAGGCTGGAGGAGCGGGCGAGGCGTCAGTTCGCCCGGGGCCTGGTGGAGGAGGTGCGGGGGCTTCTCGCCCGCTACCCCGAGATCCCCACCGCCCTCCAGGCCATCGGGTACAAGGAGGTGGTGGGCTATCTGAGGGGGGAGTATTCCCTGGAAGAGGCCCTGGAGCGGGACATCCGGGCGGTGAAGGCCTACGCCAAGCGCCAGTACACCTGGTTCCGCCACGAGCCTGGGGACGTGACCTACCTCTTGAAGGGGGGCGAGGCGGCCTACGAGGGCCTTCGGGACTGGTTTCGCCTCCACTTCGGGCTATAG
- the gatA gene encoding Asp-tRNA(Asn)/Glu-tRNA(Gln) amidotransferase subunit GatA, translating to MLAHELRAQVARKALSPKEVAQAYLERIAKLDPGIGAYLTLNERLLEEAEALDPALPLAGLMVAVKDNIVTKGLRTTAGSRLLQDFIPPYEATAVARLKARGALVLGKTNLDEFGMGSSTEHSAFFPTKNPFDPTRVPGGSSGGSAAAVAADLAPLALGSDTGGSVRQPAAFSGVYGLKPTYGRVSRFGLIAYASSLDQIGPLARSVRDLALLMDAMAGLDSLDATSLDLPPRFQQALEEPLPPLRLGVVREGLSGNTPGVERALEEALRVFEGLGLRVKEVSWPALPLALNAYYILAPAEASSNLARYDGTLYGARVASEDLEEMVGRTRALFGLEVKRRILMGTFVLASGYYEAYYARAQAFRRRLKAEAKALFQEADLLLLPTAPHPAFPLGSRPDPLALYREDLYTVGANLTGLPALSFPAGFEGALPVGLQLLAPWGEDERLLQVAHRFEEATARAHLKTPLGETL from the coding sequence ATGCTGGCCCACGAGCTCCGCGCCCAGGTGGCCCGGAAGGCCCTTTCCCCCAAGGAGGTGGCCCAGGCCTACCTGGAGCGCATCGCCAAGCTGGACCCAGGGATCGGGGCCTACCTCACCCTGAACGAGCGCCTCCTGGAGGAGGCGGAGGCCCTGGACCCCGCCCTGCCCCTTGCGGGGCTTATGGTGGCGGTGAAGGACAACATCGTCACCAAGGGCCTCCGCACCACCGCGGGAAGCCGCCTTCTCCAGGACTTCATCCCCCCCTACGAGGCCACCGCGGTGGCCCGGCTCAAGGCGAGGGGGGCTCTGGTCCTCGGCAAGACCAACCTGGACGAGTTCGGCATGGGCTCCAGCACGGAGCACTCCGCCTTCTTCCCCACCAAAAACCCCTTTGACCCCACCCGGGTCCCCGGGGGGTCCAGCGGGGGGAGCGCGGCGGCGGTGGCCGCGGACCTGGCCCCCCTGGCCCTGGGCTCGGACACGGGGGGGAGCGTGCGCCAGCCCGCGGCCTTCTCGGGGGTCTACGGCCTCAAGCCCACCTACGGCCGGGTGAGCCGGTTTGGCCTCATCGCCTACGCCAGCAGCCTGGACCAGATCGGCCCCCTGGCGCGGAGCGTGCGGGACCTCGCCCTTCTCATGGACGCCATGGCGGGGCTAGACTCCCTGGACGCCACCAGCCTGGACCTCCCCCCCCGCTTCCAGCAGGCCCTAGAGGAGCCCCTTCCCCCCTTAAGGCTTGGGGTGGTGCGGGAGGGGCTTTCCGGGAACACCCCTGGGGTGGAGCGGGCCCTGGAGGAGGCCCTAAGGGTCTTTGAGGGGCTTGGGCTTCGGGTGAAGGAGGTCTCCTGGCCCGCCCTGCCCCTGGCCCTCAACGCCTACTACATCCTGGCCCCCGCGGAGGCCAGCTCCAACCTGGCCCGCTACGACGGGACCCTGTACGGCGCCCGGGTGGCCTCGGAGGACCTGGAGGAGATGGTGGGGCGGACCCGGGCCCTTTTCGGCCTCGAGGTCAAGCGGCGGATCCTCATGGGCACCTTCGTCCTGGCCAGCGGTTACTACGAGGCCTACTACGCCCGGGCCCAGGCCTTCCGCCGTCGGCTCAAGGCCGAGGCCAAGGCCCTCTTCCAGGAGGCGGACCTCCTCCTCCTCCCCACCGCGCCCCACCCCGCCTTTCCCTTGGGGAGCCGGCCCGACCCGCTCGCCCTCTACCGGGAGGACCTCTACACCGTGGGGGCCAACCTCACGGGCCTCCCCGCCCTCTCCTTCCCCGCGGGGTTTGAGGGGGCTCTCCCCGTGGGCCTCCAGCTCCTCGCCCCCTGGGGGGAGGACGAGCGGCTCCTCCAGGTGGCCCACCGCTTTGAGGAGGCCACGGCCCGGGCCCATCTCAAGACCCCTCTGGGCGAGACCCTCTGA
- a CDS encoding 3'-5' exonuclease, whose translation MEGPLRYRLATRLARRLRAEGRPLPLEALGEALGLRGPVEKVLLPLLDGRFFREEGVGLWEWRYPFPKGEAVAVLDLETTGLAPGVNEIMEVALLRLEEGRRLAYGSLVRTRKPPSPFVQRLTGIHPDELLSAPPLEAVLEEAYPLLQGATLVIHHAPFDLSFLRPALERVGLPLENPVVDSLRLARRAFKGVKRYGLDALSELLELPPRGVHRAMGDVERTALVLHEAYYILSAGRPKPLRDLGRFS comes from the coding sequence ATGGAAGGCCCCCTGCGCTACCGCCTGGCCACCCGCCTGGCCCGGAGGCTTCGGGCCGAGGGAAGGCCCCTGCCCCTGGAGGCCCTGGGGGAGGCCTTGGGCCTAAGGGGGCCGGTGGAAAAGGTCCTCCTTCCCCTCCTGGACGGGCGCTTTTTCCGGGAGGAGGGGGTGGGGCTTTGGGAGTGGCGCTACCCCTTTCCCAAGGGGGAGGCGGTGGCGGTCCTGGACCTGGAGACCACGGGCCTTGCCCCGGGGGTGAACGAGATCATGGAGGTGGCCCTTCTCCGGCTGGAGGAGGGAAGGCGCCTGGCCTACGGGAGCCTGGTGCGCACCAGGAAGCCCCCAAGCCCTTTTGTCCAGCGCCTCACGGGCATCCACCCCGACGAGCTCCTTTCCGCCCCGCCCCTAGAGGCCGTCTTGGAGGAGGCCTACCCCCTTCTCCAGGGGGCCACCCTGGTGATCCACCACGCCCCCTTTGACCTTTCCTTCCTCCGCCCGGCCCTGGAGCGCGTGGGCCTCCCCTTGGAGAACCCCGTGGTGGACTCCCTGCGCCTTGCGCGGAGGGCCTTCAAGGGGGTGAAGCGCTACGGGCTGGACGCCCTTTCCGAGCTTTTGGAACTCCCCCCAAGAGGGGTACACCGGGCCATGGGGGACGTGGAGCGCACGGCCCTTGTCCTTCACGAGGCGTACTATATACTGAGCGCAGGAAGGCCTAAGCCCTTGCGGGATCTAGGGAGGTTTTCGTGA
- the csaB gene encoding polysaccharide pyruvyl transferase CsaB, with product MVVGVAGYYGFKNAGDEAILEAILRELRARGHGAVVLSGNPALTRQEHGAPAYHRLNPLALLKAELWLLGGGGLLQDFTSRLSLQYYLSLLRLARLFRKRVVVFNQSLGPLSPWGERQVARALKGVPLLLRDQDSLAYAERLGLKAELGADPALLLTPPPVAREEGLVLVIPRAGEAYREGVKTLYAAANHLLHEGRQVLVLLMQPGYDDEVAEVFLHHRIERTGDPRRVLYLAAQAGYVISMRLHGLILAAAAGTPFAALSYDPKVAAFAKETGAYHQELPGDPLLLAKAALYGRGPDWDKVAHLKERARRSFDLALGEAHPVKRPSGRG from the coding sequence ATGGTGGTGGGGGTAGCGGGGTACTACGGCTTTAAAAACGCGGGGGACGAGGCCATCCTGGAGGCCATCCTGCGGGAGCTGAGGGCCCGGGGGCATGGAGCGGTGGTCCTCTCGGGCAACCCCGCCCTCACCCGGCAGGAACACGGGGCCCCCGCCTACCACCGCCTGAACCCCCTGGCCCTCCTCAAGGCGGAGCTTTGGCTTCTTGGGGGCGGGGGGCTTTTGCAGGACTTCACCAGCCGCCTAAGCCTTCAATACTACCTAAGCCTTCTCCGCCTGGCCCGGCTTTTCCGGAAGCGGGTGGTGGTCTTCAACCAGTCCCTAGGCCCCCTCTCCCCCTGGGGGGAGCGGCAGGTGGCGAGGGCCCTAAAGGGGGTTCCCCTCCTCCTCCGGGACCAGGACTCCCTGGCCTACGCGGAAAGGCTGGGCCTGAAGGCGGAACTGGGGGCCGACCCGGCCCTCCTCCTCACCCCGCCCCCAGTAGCCCGGGAGGAGGGGCTGGTCCTGGTCATCCCCCGGGCGGGGGAGGCCTACCGGGAGGGGGTGAAAACCCTCTACGCCGCGGCCAACCACCTCCTCCACGAGGGGCGGCAGGTCCTGGTCCTCCTCATGCAGCCCGGCTACGACGACGAGGTGGCGGAGGTCTTCCTCCACCACCGCATTGAGCGCACGGGGGACCCCAGGCGGGTCCTCTACCTGGCGGCCCAGGCGGGGTATGTGATCTCCATGCGCCTCCACGGCCTCATCCTGGCCGCGGCCGCGGGCACCCCCTTCGCCGCCCTCTCCTACGACCCCAAGGTGGCGGCCTTCGCCAAGGAAACGGGGGCCTACCACCAGGAGCTCCCGGGGGACCCCCTCCTCCTGGCCAAGGCCGCCCTGTACGGCCGGGGGCCGGACTGGGACAAGGTGGCCCACCTGAAGGAGAGGGCCCGGCGGAGCTTTGACCTGGCCTTAGGGGAGGCCCACCCCGTCAAGCGCCCTTCTGGACGCGGCTGA
- a CDS encoding DUF5693 family protein, with protein MRAFLQGLLFLSFLLSLPTLGPRLQADRPGPVVLLMDGKALEDEARARGEDLLTALRRYRALGVEGVAFPERFLKDWVDTGALLYRPGAELREMGLPARPGWYYLKGEAWLLDLLEGAYELPTERVGPWLGFPLDVSVFPAFYDLEAIRKAKEEGFYVAVRPINARLRRLDPGLPIVPEGADAVVFAGLEALGYPYRLEEAEALVRVPVALIEGTPQPGLAAFREKGILRLFGLRYEWQLTLSPGEAAAKYVLAARERGHKLLYLRPYPYPEDTEAFLKEIRRGLEASGIPLGRPEPPAFTPSPFRLAAWVGVLAGLGLLALGLPLYGPLVAGLLLLFALGYAGGQGGGLLAALVFPVLGFLGPRNGLWMWLRALGYALMGAVFLTALGSRPESLLGLAPFKGVSLTLLLPPLLVAYSFLEKDLKAMLLRLWNHPVRLGETFLVAVGLGLLALALLRRGNEAPIVPEWELKLRSLLQEAMVRPRFKEVFGHALFPLALLLPWPRWAQNALLFLAALGVASILNTFSHFHTPFLISLFRTLNGALLGLALGLIGVILVRRLWRWWWG; from the coding sequence ATGAGGGCCTTCCTCCAGGGCCTCCTCTTTCTCTCCTTCCTCCTAAGCCTTCCCACCTTGGGGCCCAGGCTTCAAGCGGACCGCCCGGGCCCGGTGGTCCTCCTCATGGACGGCAAGGCCCTGGAGGACGAGGCCCGCGCCCGGGGGGAGGACCTCCTCACCGCCCTAAGGCGCTACCGGGCCCTAGGGGTGGAGGGGGTGGCCTTCCCCGAGCGCTTCCTCAAGGACTGGGTGGACACAGGGGCCCTCCTCTACCGCCCGGGGGCGGAGCTAAGGGAGATGGGCCTCCCCGCGCGGCCGGGCTGGTACTACCTGAAGGGGGAGGCCTGGCTTTTGGACCTCCTGGAAGGGGCCTACGAGCTTCCCACGGAGCGGGTGGGGCCCTGGCTGGGCTTTCCCCTGGACGTAAGCGTCTTCCCCGCCTTCTACGACCTAGAGGCCATCCGGAAAGCCAAGGAGGAGGGGTTCTACGTGGCGGTGCGGCCCATCAACGCCCGCCTCCGCCGCCTGGACCCGGGCCTGCCCATCGTCCCCGAGGGGGCGGACGCGGTGGTCTTCGCGGGCCTCGAGGCCCTGGGCTACCCCTACCGGCTGGAGGAGGCGGAGGCCCTGGTCCGGGTCCCCGTGGCCCTCATTGAGGGGACGCCCCAGCCCGGCCTTGCCGCCTTCCGGGAAAAGGGGATCCTCCGCCTCTTCGGCCTGCGCTACGAGTGGCAGCTCACCCTAAGCCCGGGGGAGGCCGCGGCCAAGTACGTCCTGGCCGCGCGGGAACGGGGGCATAAGCTTCTTTACCTAAGGCCCTACCCTTACCCGGAGGACACCGAAGCCTTCCTGAAGGAAATCCGTAGGGGCCTGGAGGCGAGCGGCATCCCCCTGGGCCGCCCCGAGCCCCCCGCCTTCACCCCAAGCCCCTTCCGCCTCGCCGCCTGGGTGGGGGTCCTGGCGGGGCTTGGCCTCCTCGCCCTGGGGCTTCCCCTCTACGGGCCCTTGGTGGCGGGGCTCCTCCTCCTCTTCGCCCTGGGCTACGCGGGGGGCCAGGGGGGGGGCCTCCTCGCCGCCTTGGTCTTCCCCGTCTTGGGCTTCCTTGGGCCGCGGAACGGGCTTTGGATGTGGCTTAGGGCCCTGGGGTACGCCCTCATGGGGGCGGTCTTCCTCACCGCCTTAGGCTCGAGGCCGGAAAGCCTCCTGGGCCTTGCCCCCTTCAAGGGGGTCTCCCTCACCCTCCTCCTGCCGCCCCTCCTGGTGGCCTATAGCTTCCTGGAAAAGGACCTGAAGGCCATGCTCCTCCGGCTCTGGAACCACCCCGTGCGCCTGGGGGAGACCTTCTTGGTGGCGGTGGGCCTGGGGCTTCTGGCCCTGGCCCTCCTCCGCCGGGGGAACGAGGCCCCCATCGTCCCCGAGTGGGAACTCAAGCTTAGGAGCCTCCTCCAGGAGGCCATGGTCCGGCCCCGCTTCAAGGAGGTCTTCGGCCACGCCCTCTTCCCCTTGGCCCTCCTCCTCCCCTGGCCCCGCTGGGCGCAAAACGCCCTCCTCTTCCTGGCGGCCCTTGGGGTGGCCTCCATCCTGAACACCTTCAGCCACTTCCACACCCCCTTCCTCATCTCCCTCTTCCGCACCCTGAACGGGGCCCTCTTGGGCCTCGCCCTGGGGCTTATAGGGGTTATCCTGGTAAGGAGGCTTTGGCGATGGTGGTGGGGGTAG
- the udk gene encoding uridine kinase, translating into MRKRPFVIGIAGGTASGKTTLARALAQALGARVALLPMDHYYRDLSHLPFPERTRMNYDHPEAFDLELYLAHLEALLRGEGVEMPNYDFKAYTRAPGTVRVGPAPVVILEGILVLWPEELRRRMDLKVYVDADADERFIRRLKRDVKERGRSLEEVVEQYLTRVKPMHLAFVEPSKRHADVILPGGGENPVALAMLKAKALGELAEGAA; encoded by the coding sequence GTGAGGAAGCGGCCCTTCGTCATAGGGATTGCGGGCGGCACCGCCAGCGGCAAGACCACCTTAGCCCGGGCCCTGGCCCAGGCCCTGGGGGCCCGGGTGGCCCTTCTGCCCATGGACCACTACTACCGGGACCTCTCCCACCTCCCCTTCCCCGAGCGCACCCGGATGAACTACGACCACCCCGAGGCCTTTGACCTGGAGCTCTACCTGGCCCACCTCGAGGCCCTGTTGCGGGGGGAGGGGGTGGAGATGCCCAACTACGACTTCAAGGCCTACACCCGCGCCCCCGGGACCGTGCGGGTGGGCCCCGCCCCGGTGGTGATCCTGGAAGGCATCCTGGTGCTCTGGCCCGAGGAGCTGAGGCGGCGCATGGACCTCAAGGTCTATGTGGACGCGGACGCGGACGAGCGCTTCATCCGCAGGCTTAAGCGGGACGTGAAGGAAAGGGGCCGGAGCCTCGAGGAGGTGGTGGAGCAGTACCTCACCCGGGTGAAGCCCATGCACCTGGCCTTCGTGGAGCCCAGCAAGCGCCATGCGGACGTGATCCTGCCCGGCGGAGGGGAGAACCCCGTGGCCCTGGCCATGCTGAAGGCCAAGGCCCTAGGGGAGCTGGCGGAGGGTGCGGCATGA